In one Rhopalosiphum padi isolate XX-2018 chromosome 3, ASM2088224v1, whole genome shotgun sequence genomic region, the following are encoded:
- the LOC132925480 gene encoding uncharacterized protein LOC132925480: MNTECAKCSETLTHNEDTLICNVCKSTVHFYCTGISETNFKKLSKLNKSKFVCCDCKITESSVTKFQPTTKMETKIEELISSVEFMGKQFDVFNNKVDSMLSEIKVLKIENENKYLSSEVSSLKLKIDNIEQFNLKKYIDITGIPPTTNENCSEIVKQIGLKTNTTINVIEAKRIYISNSKNSIIVAKLETTEMKRTLIRNSKISKLSANNILSTWSNEIKVYVNERLTKDRRTLFGQARRTGKDKQFKFIWVNNGDILMKKDESSKTIRISIHQDLEKV, encoded by the coding sequence ATGAATACAGAATGTGCCAAATGTTCAGAAACTCTAACCCATAATGAAGATACATTAATATGTAATGTTTGCAAAAGTACGGTACATTTCTACTGTACAGGTATCtctgaaactaattttaaaaaactatcaaagttaaataaaagCAAATTTGTTTGTTGTGATTGCAAAATAACGGAATCTAGCGTAACCAAATTTCAACCAACAACCAAGATGGAAACTAAAATTGAAGAACTTATTAGCTCTGTTGAATTTATGGGTAAGCAGtttgatgtttttaataataaagtagacTCGATGCTCAgcgaaataaaagttttaaaaatagaaaacgaaaataaatatttatcaagcgAGGTCTCGTCACTTAAACTCAAAATCGATAATATTGAACAATTCAATCTAAAGAAATACATCGATATAACTGGAATACCACCAACCACAAATGAAAATTGTTCTGAAATCGTTAAACAAATTGGACTAAAAACAAATACTACTATCAACGTCATAGAAGCAAAAAGAATATACATCAGCAACTCCAAGAACAGTATCATTGTTGCCAAACTCGAAACTACTGAGATGAAAAGAACCCTTATACGCAATAGCAAAATTTCCAAACTCTCGGcaaataatattcttagtaCTTGGTCTAATGAAATCAAAGTGTACGTCAATGAAAGGCTTACGAAAGACCGTCGAACTCTATTTGGGCAGGCAAGAAGAACTGGAAAAGATAAACAGTTCAAATTCATATGGGTCAACAACGGAGACATTCTCATGAAAAAAGATGAAAGCTCAAAAACAATCCGTATAAGTATACATCAAGACCTAGAAAAAGTGTAA
- the LOC132926878 gene encoding uncharacterized protein LOC132926878, with translation MRSLHEKIDKIEEMIRNNTMNSNAELNKDASVSDLFISLNSDFPLVDEDALQTFENKLLDNNYRIQLVAELARYVRNTLPSTIRAMMRFLFKDTLLQEYSYKGQKKKKVFSTLGASSIIFDAVKNMKRYQKHDKIDVEQPMKIFIAGAKFREHKIVELQSNTL, from the exons ATGAGATCACTTCATGAAAAGATTGATAAAATTGAAGAAATGATCAGAAACAACACAATGAACAGCAATGCTGAATTGAACAAAGATGCAAGTGTAtcagatttatttatatcactAAACAGTGATTTTCCTTTAGTGGATGAAGATGCTCttcaaacatttgaaaataagcTGTTAGATAACAATTATAGGATACAATTG GTGGCTGAACTTGCCCGTTATGTGCGCAATACATTACCAAGTACCATAAGGGCTATGATGCGTTTTCTTTTCAAAGACACTTTACTACAAGAGTATAGTTATAAGgggcaaaagaaaaaaaaagtgttttcaaCTCTTGGAGCTAGCTCTATTATATTTG atgctGTGAAAAACATGAAACGTTATCAAAAGCACGATAAAATTGATGTGGAACAACCTATGAAAATTTTTATAGCTGGTGCGAAATTTAGAGAGCACAAAATTGTGGAACTacaatcaaatacattataa